The following coding sequences lie in one Arachis stenosperma cultivar V10309 chromosome 5, arast.V10309.gnm1.PFL2, whole genome shotgun sequence genomic window:
- the LOC130981162 gene encoding disease resistance protein RUN1-like produces the protein MDLSSKSYKWKYDVFLSFRGDDTRRSFTSHLYHALCQKGVNTFIDYKDLIKGEQITPSLLRAIEASRISVVVLSENYASSTSCLDELLKIIECKDTKGQLVLPVFYGVNPSQVREQKGSFAEDLAKHEDKFRDDVNKVKRWRAALCEASTLSGWHMGDGQESKFVQRIVEEILSKLNRTPFNVAKHPVGLDSPIEDIKTLLDTGSDDVQAIGIYGIGGIGKTTLAKAVYNHIANQFEGSAFIANVREISSQRSGLVQLQEALLSEILNHRYCKVGNKDRGINMIKNRLCSKKVLIVVDDADSLEQLESLIGEYSWFGSGSRIIITTRDEHLLVAHNVETIYKVNELNHGHALELFSWFAFKNPCPPTNYEKLSSHILNYAKGLPLALTVLGSHFCGRGKAEWISALAKLKKAPNKQIFEILKISFDGLEENEKAIFLDIACFFKGEDRQYVKMILDGCDLHSDNGFGVLMEKSLITVEVNKIWVHDLLQEMAKEIVRLESPNDPSKRSRLWFHEDVLHVLKHNKGSNNIEGIRLDIPESETEYIEAKALSRMNRLRILIINNVHVTDDIQYLPDELRILIINNMHVTDDIQYLPDTLRLINWPRYPSSTLPPNFYPRRLVCLNMSHSRIKQLWKGVKIFRDLKLVSFSSCEHLKEIPDFSMVPNLESLSLDNCRSLIKDMMLPEYISCEFVLPGNKIPDWFQYQSTNHSIYLEVSSSLYGKPLEVFFGAVFELDKGVTTTGMFTGEFDIIVNDTKINMFASHFLPLDSSHVWLARLKVDHFMWHLKSMRQWNHFQISFSIFETSSKEKIGATLKSCGFHVWSNQEGYVIDHTTVRKSTG, from the exons ATGGATTTGAGCTCTAAATCCTACAAATGGAAGTATGATGTATTCTTGAGTTTTAGAGGGGATGATACACGTAGGAGTTTCACAAGCCATCTTTATCATGCTCTTTGCCAAAAGGGTGTCAATACTTTCATAGACTACAAGGATCTCATAAAGGGAGAGCAGATAACACCTTCACTTCTTAGGGCTATTGAAGCCTCAAGGATCTCAGTCGTTGTATTATCTGAAAACTATGCATCTTCCACTTCTTGCTTGGATGAACTCCTTAAGATCATTGAGTGCAAGGACACTAAGGGTCAGCTGGTTTTGCCGGTCTTTTATGGTGTGAATCCATCTCAAGTAAGAGAACAGAAGGGAAGTTTTGCAGAAGATTTGGCCAAACATGAAGACAAGTTCAGGGATGATGTCAACAAAGTAAAAAGGTGGAGGGCAGCACTATGTGAGGCTTCTACTTTGTCTGGGTGGCACATGGGTGACGG GCAAGAATCAAAATTTGTCCAGAGAATTGTTGAGGAGATATTGAGTAAGTTGAACCGCACACCTTTCAATGTTGCTAAGCATCCTGTTGGATTGGATTCACCTATTGAAGATATTAAAACACTTTTAGATACTGGATCAGATGATGTACAGGCTATAGGAATTTATGGAATTGGAGGTATAGGGAAAACAACACTTGCTAAGGCTGTTTATAACCATATTGCTAACCAGTTTGAGGGTAGTGCCTTCATTGCAAATGTTAGAGAAATTTCAAGTCAAAGATCTGGGTTAGTTCAACTACAAGAAGCTCTTCTTTCTGAGATTTTGAACCACAGATATTGTAAAGTAGGAAACAAAGACAGAGGCATTAATATGATAAAGAATAGGCTTTGCAGCAAAAAAGTTCTCATAGTTGTTGATGATGCTGATTCGTTGGAGCAACTGGAATCATTGATTGGAGAATATAGTTGGTTTGGTTCTGGAAGTAGAATCATCATAACAACTAGAGATGAGCATTTGCTAGTTGCTCACAATGTGGAAACAATCTACAAGGTCAACGAATTAAATCATGGTCATGCTCTTGAACTTTTTAGTTGGTTTGCATTCAAAAATCCATGTCCTCCAACAAATTATGAGAAGCTTTCAtcccacatattaaactatGCCAAGGGACTGCCATTGGCACTAACAGTTTTGGGATCTCACTTTTGTGGTAGGGGAAAGGCCGAGTGGATAAGTGCATTAGCTAAACTGAAAAAAGCTCCAAATAAACAGATTTTTGAAATACTTAAAATCAGCTTTGATGGATTGGAAGAGAATGAAAAGGCCATTTTTCTTGATATTGCATGCTTCTTTAAGGGAGAGGACAGACAATATGTGAAAATGATATTAGATGGCTGTGACCTACATTCAGATAATGGTTTCGGAGTTCTAATGGAGAAGTCTCTAATTACTGTAGAAGTTAATAAGATTTGGGTGCATGATTTGCTACAGGAAATGGCTAAAGAAATTGTGCGTCTTGAATCCCCCAATGATCCTAGTAAACGGAGCAGATTATGGTTTCATGAGGATGTTCTTCATGTATTAAAACACAATAAG GGAAGTAACAACATTGAAGGCATAAGGCTAGATATACCAGAATCAGAGACAGAGTACATAGAGGCCAAGGCCTTGTCAAGGATGAATAGACTCAGAATTCTTATTATCAACAATGTGCATGTTACAGATGATATCCAGTATCTACCTGATGAGCTAAGAATTCTTATTATCAACAATATGCATGTTACAGATGATATCCAGTATCTACCTGATACGCTAAGATTGATTAATTGGCCAagatacccttcttcaactctacCACCAAATTTCTATCCAAGGAGGCTTGTCTGTCTAAATATGAGTCATAGCCGCATCAAGCAGTTGTGGAAGGGAGTTAAG ATATTCAGAGACTTGAAACTTGTGTCTTTTAGCAGCTGTGAACACCTCAAAGAAATTCCAGACTTCTCAATGGTTCCAAACCTAGAAAGCCTAAGCCTAGACAACTGTAGAAGCTTAATTAAG GATATGATGCTTCCAGAATATATTTCTTGTGAATTTGTACTTCCAGGGAACAAGATCCCAGATTGGTTCCAATACCAGAGTACTAATCATTCCATTTATCTTGAGGTGTCTTCAAGTTTATATGGTAAGCCCTTGGAGGTGTTTTTTGGCGCAGTTTTTGAGTTGGATAAAGGTGTTACTACAACTGGCATGTTTACAGGTGAATTTGATATTAttgtcaatgatacaaagataAATATGTTTGCAAGCCATTTTCTGCCACTGGACTCAAGTCATGTGTGGTTGGCTCGGTTGAAAGTTGATCATTTTATGTGGCACCTTAAAAGTATGCGTCAATGGAATCACTTTCAGATTTCATTTTCAATCTTTGAAACATCATCAAAGGAGAAGATAGGAGCAACCTTAAAGAGTTGTGGTTTCCATGTTTGGTCCAATCAAGAAGGGTATGTAATTGATCATACAACAGTTAGGAAGTCCACAGGGTAA